The Blastococcus sp. HT6-4 genome window below encodes:
- a CDS encoding mechanosensitive ion channel family protein has translation MSRLLTVLAADDETSVVDCADYWLCQKVYDWSGLDWLAENARMLVAAPAQILLIVVVAAVARRLAHRAIDRLTDRTATGAMPTILRPLRNRVPQHGDVVDQVAARRTQRAEAIGSVLRSFASIVIVGIAVVLVLGELGINLAPIVASAGVVGVALGFGAQNLIKDFIAGIGIILEDQYGVGDVVDLGEATGTVEGVGLRITRLRDINGVVWYVRNGEILRVGNKSQGYAQVVIDMPVAHDTDLERCRTVMQEVADAVYAEPEWAGVLLAEPESLGVEQITSEGVFLRLTVRTTNADQWRVGRELRMRLKERFVAEGIRTPIPLLGSVSASGTGPR, from the coding sequence ATGAGCAGATTACTCACGGTGCTCGCCGCCGACGACGAGACGTCCGTCGTCGACTGCGCCGACTACTGGCTCTGCCAGAAGGTCTACGACTGGTCGGGCCTGGACTGGCTGGCGGAGAACGCCCGCATGCTCGTCGCCGCACCGGCGCAGATCCTGCTGATCGTCGTGGTCGCGGCCGTCGCGCGACGGCTGGCCCACCGCGCCATCGACCGCCTGACCGACCGCACGGCGACGGGCGCGATGCCCACCATCCTGCGGCCGCTGCGCAACCGGGTGCCCCAGCACGGCGACGTCGTCGACCAGGTCGCGGCCCGGCGCACCCAGCGGGCCGAGGCGATCGGCTCGGTGCTGCGCAGCTTCGCCTCCATCGTGATCGTGGGCATCGCCGTCGTCCTCGTCCTGGGCGAGCTGGGCATCAACCTGGCCCCGATCGTGGCCAGCGCGGGAGTCGTCGGTGTGGCCCTCGGCTTCGGCGCGCAGAACCTGATCAAGGACTTCATCGCCGGGATCGGGATCATCCTGGAGGACCAGTACGGCGTCGGCGACGTCGTCGACCTGGGCGAGGCCACGGGCACCGTGGAGGGGGTGGGCCTGCGCATCACGCGGCTGCGCGACATCAACGGCGTGGTCTGGTACGTCCGGAACGGCGAGATCCTCCGGGTCGGCAACAAGAGCCAGGGGTACGCCCAGGTGGTCATCGACATGCCGGTGGCCCACGACACCGACCTCGAGCGGTGCCGCACGGTGATGCAGGAGGTCGCCGACGCGGTGTACGCCGAGCCGGAGTGGGCCGGCGTCCTGCTGGCCGAGCCGGAGTCGCTCGGCGTCGAGCAGATCACCTCCGAGGGCGTGTTCCTGCGGCTGACCGTGCGCACGACGAACGCCGACCAGTGGCGGGTCGGCCGGGAGCTGCGCATGCGGCTGAAGGAACGCTTCGTCGCCGAGGGCATCCGCACCCCGATCCCGCTCCTCGGCAGCGTCTCGGCGTCCGGGACGGGGCCCCGCTGA
- a CDS encoding prolyl oligopeptidase family serine peptidase: MRYPEAPRLDLVDDLHGHRVADPYRWLEDPSDPRTQEWSQAQDALATEVLSALPMRERFAARLGELVRAGAVGLPVWRGGRAFSTRRDPGQEHAVLRVREADGSIRVLVDPMALDPEGTTTLDAWSPSWEGDRLAYQLSTGGDEESRLYVLDVGTGELLDGPIDRCRYSPVGWLPGGDELFYVRRLAPDLVPAGEEQFHRRVWRHRVGTPPDDDVLVHGEGSDPASYFGVRTSRDGRWLVVSRSVGTAPRDDVWLADLTGDGALRDLQIGVDAQTAAWVARDGRLWLLSDRDAPRWRLAVADPADPATWAPERWRAVVPEQEGAVLSDLALVDGADGALQVLAVHAVDATDRLSLWAGDGSGRIGDVQLGGSGSVSGVSAPPEGGTSAWVGYTDYATPPSVLRWDATSAGALTSWERADVAGQVPAVTVVETHATSADGTPVHLFVLSGTGAPDRPRPAVLYGYGGFNVALTPGYTAQALAWVAAGGVWVVANLRGGSEHGEEWHRAGMRERKQNVFDDFAAAGEHLVAQGWTTHRQLAVMGGSNGGLLVGATLTQRPDLAAAVVCSAPLLDMVRYERFGLGRTWNDEYGSADDPVELGWLLGYSPYHAVREGTAYPAVLFTTFESDTRVDPLHGRKLAAALQHATSSDAPVVLRREVSVGHGARAVSRTVALAADQLAFLAAHTGLTD, translated from the coding sequence GCTGGCCACGGAAGTGCTCTCCGCACTGCCGATGCGCGAGCGGTTCGCCGCCCGCCTCGGCGAGCTCGTGCGCGCCGGCGCCGTGGGGCTCCCCGTGTGGCGGGGCGGGCGCGCCTTCTCCACCCGCCGCGACCCCGGGCAGGAGCACGCGGTGCTGCGCGTCCGGGAGGCCGACGGCAGCATCCGGGTGCTGGTCGACCCCATGGCGCTGGACCCGGAGGGGACGACGACGCTCGACGCGTGGTCGCCGTCCTGGGAGGGCGACCGGCTCGCCTACCAGCTCTCCACCGGCGGCGACGAGGAGTCGCGCCTGTACGTGCTCGACGTCGGCACCGGCGAGCTGCTCGACGGGCCGATCGACCGGTGCCGCTACTCCCCCGTCGGCTGGCTGCCCGGCGGCGACGAGCTGTTCTACGTCCGCCGGCTGGCCCCCGACCTCGTACCCGCCGGCGAGGAGCAGTTCCACCGGCGGGTCTGGCGTCACCGGGTCGGCACGCCGCCCGACGACGACGTCCTCGTCCACGGCGAGGGCAGCGACCCGGCCAGCTACTTCGGCGTGCGCACCAGCCGCGACGGCCGCTGGCTGGTCGTCTCCCGGTCGGTGGGCACCGCCCCCCGCGACGACGTCTGGCTGGCCGACCTCACCGGGGACGGCGCCCTGCGCGACCTGCAGATCGGCGTGGACGCGCAGACCGCCGCCTGGGTGGCCCGCGACGGGCGGTTGTGGCTGCTGTCCGACCGCGACGCCCCCCGCTGGCGGCTCGCCGTCGCCGATCCCGCCGACCCCGCCACGTGGGCGCCGGAGCGGTGGCGCGCCGTCGTCCCCGAGCAGGAGGGCGCCGTGCTCTCCGACCTGGCCCTGGTCGACGGGGCCGACGGGGCCCTGCAGGTGCTCGCCGTGCACGCCGTGGACGCCACCGACCGGCTGTCGCTCTGGGCCGGGGACGGCAGCGGCCGGATCGGCGACGTGCAGCTGGGCGGATCGGGCAGCGTCTCCGGGGTCAGCGCCCCGCCCGAGGGCGGCACCAGCGCCTGGGTCGGCTACACCGACTACGCCACCCCGCCGTCGGTGCTGCGCTGGGACGCCACCTCGGCCGGCGCGCTGACCTCCTGGGAGCGGGCCGACGTCGCCGGGCAGGTGCCGGCGGTCACCGTCGTCGAGACGCACGCGACGTCGGCGGACGGGACGCCGGTGCACCTGTTCGTGCTCTCCGGCACCGGCGCCCCCGACCGCCCGCGGCCGGCGGTGCTCTACGGCTACGGCGGGTTCAACGTCGCGCTCACCCCGGGGTACACGGCGCAGGCCCTGGCGTGGGTGGCCGCGGGCGGGGTCTGGGTGGTGGCCAACCTGCGCGGCGGCTCGGAGCACGGCGAGGAGTGGCACCGCGCCGGGATGCGCGAGCGCAAGCAGAACGTCTTCGACGACTTCGCCGCCGCCGGGGAGCACCTGGTGGCCCAGGGCTGGACGACGCACCGGCAGCTCGCGGTGATGGGCGGCTCCAACGGCGGCCTGCTGGTCGGCGCCACGCTGACCCAGCGCCCGGACCTCGCCGCCGCCGTCGTCTGCAGCGCCCCGCTGCTGGACATGGTGCGGTACGAGCGCTTCGGGCTCGGCCGGACCTGGAACGACGAGTACGGCAGCGCCGACGACCCGGTCGAGCTCGGCTGGCTGCTGGGCTACTCGCCCTACCACGCGGTGCGCGAGGGGACGGCCTACCCCGCGGTGCTGTTCACGACCTTCGAGTCCGACACCCGGGTGGATCCCCTGCACGGGCGGAAGCTGGCCGCCGCCCTGCAGCACGCGACCTCCTCGGACGCGCCGGTCGTGCTGCGCCGGGAGGTGTCCGTGGGGCACGGGGCACGGGCGGTGAGCCGGACCGTCGCCCTGGCGGCCGACCAGCTGGCGTTCCTGGCCGCACACACCGGACTCACCGACTGA